From a region of the Acetonema longum DSM 6540 genome:
- a CDS encoding ribbon-helix-helix domain-containing protein, with product MATTKPRFMVSVDENMFREIEDFRFEKRYQTRSEATTELIRLGLEVVKKRKIQTDTQTSKD from the coding sequence ATGGCAACAACAAAACCACGCTTCATGGTTTCCGTAGACGAAAATATGTTTAGGGAAATAGAAGATTTTCGTTTTGAAAAACGCTATCAAACGCGCTCGGAAGCAACTACCGAACTAATTCGTTTAGGCCTAGAAGTCGTCAAAAAACGAAAAATACAAACTGATACCC